One Actinomadura viridis genomic region harbors:
- a CDS encoding cupin domain-containing protein, with protein sequence MLLLTTLEAWRAQPGPRFSLREAGAVWAPDARAGEAADDSAALAIADDVFPEGQVLAIGLDPAPGLVPPRSVIDRGHAAGIRYARRGPAGGHVALLPRPATAEVLDLLPHPEGGWFRETWRSPARFRPEGYPGERAAATGIYFLLPPGEESMWHTVRSEEVWLWHRGGPLTLLLGGDGDRPGAETAITLGPDVAGGQVPQAVVPAGAWQAARPAGGEEVLVSCVVSPGFDFADFRTL encoded by the coding sequence GTGCTGCTGCTCACCACTCTGGAAGCCTGGCGGGCCCAGCCGGGGCCGCGGTTCTCGCTCCGCGAGGCGGGGGCCGTCTGGGCCCCCGACGCGCGGGCGGGCGAGGCGGCCGACGACTCCGCCGCGCTCGCGATCGCCGACGACGTCTTCCCCGAGGGCCAGGTCCTGGCGATCGGGCTCGACCCGGCACCGGGCCTGGTCCCCCCGCGCTCGGTGATCGACCGCGGGCACGCGGCCGGGATCCGGTACGCGCGGCGCGGCCCGGCGGGCGGGCACGTGGCCCTCCTGCCCCGCCCGGCCACCGCCGAGGTCCTCGACCTGCTGCCCCATCCCGAGGGCGGCTGGTTCCGCGAGACCTGGCGGAGCCCGGCCCGGTTCCGTCCCGAGGGCTATCCGGGCGAACGGGCCGCCGCCACCGGCATCTACTTCCTCCTGCCGCCCGGCGAGGAGTCGATGTGGCACACCGTGCGTTCCGAGGAGGTGTGGCTGTGGCACCGCGGCGGGCCGCTCACCCTCCTCCTCGGCGGGGACGGCGACCGTCCCGGCGCGGAGACCGCGATCACGCTCGGCCCGGACGTCGCCGGCGGCCAGGTGCCGCAGGCGGTCGTCCCGGCCGGGGCCTGGCAGGCGGCCCGCCCCGCCGGGGGCGAGGAGGTGCTGGTGAGCTGCG
- a CDS encoding Uma2 family endonuclease → MSGAAGHAHGPYTLYDLDALPEEGRRHELADGWLTELPGDLWHDHAAERLREILREAARRADASVHVAGAPREVSTPAGVRRPDVFVVGRDVARSALERQARTYYGPELLLVAEVVTPRTGSERTDRVRKVAEYAATGIPHYWIVDLEPRPAVTMLELAGPDAREPLYRPGRTVRAGEEVTAARPFPVRFDPARLSEME, encoded by the coding sequence GTGAGCGGAGCGGCCGGCCACGCCCATGGCCCGTACACGCTCTACGACCTGGACGCCCTGCCCGAGGAGGGGCGGCGCCACGAGCTGGCCGACGGCTGGCTCACCGAGCTGCCCGGCGACCTGTGGCACGACCACGCCGCCGAGCGGCTCAGGGAGATCCTGCGGGAGGCCGCGCGGCGGGCCGACGCGAGCGTGCACGTCGCCGGGGCCCCGCGGGAGGTCAGCACGCCCGCCGGCGTCCGCCGTCCCGACGTGTTCGTGGTCGGCCGGGACGTGGCCCGCAGCGCCCTGGAACGGCAGGCCCGCACCTACTACGGCCCGGAGCTGCTGCTGGTGGCCGAGGTGGTGACGCCGCGCACCGGCAGCGAGCGGACCGACCGCGTGCGCAAGGTCGCCGAGTACGCCGCGACCGGCATCCCGCACTACTGGATCGTCGACCTGGAGCCCCGCCCGGCGGTGACGATGCTGGAGCTGGCCGGCCCGGACGCCCGCGAGCCGCTCTACCGTCCCGGCCGTACGGTGCGGGCCGGCGAGGAGGTCACGGCCGCGCGCCCGTTCCCGGTCAGATTCGATCCCGCCCGGCTTTCGGAGATGGAGTGA
- a CDS encoding DUF1707 SHOCT-like domain-containing protein, with product MNAPRTEPAPRASDQDRDRVLVRLHIAYAEGRLDDRELDERIALVLASRTQDELDLLAGGLPALPDARAGRPETATADRSAERFPAAGKRGTGSTGLRRVPGTTTVVACKGDCVLDLREMETAGPVIALRVLAYRSNVRVLVPPGVPVEAAGLGVSTEIGRPGARSAPVVRLRGFAYKGAIEAMDHLRLP from the coding sequence ATGAACGCCCCGCGGACCGAGCCCGCTCCGCGCGCGTCCGACCAGGACCGTGACCGGGTGCTCGTCCGGTTGCACATCGCGTACGCGGAGGGCCGCCTGGACGACCGGGAGCTCGACGAGCGCATCGCGCTGGTGCTGGCGTCGCGGACCCAGGACGAGCTGGACCTGCTGGCCGGCGGCCTGCCCGCCCTGCCGGACGCGCGGGCCGGACGGCCGGAGACGGCCACGGCGGACCGGAGCGCGGAGCGATTCCCGGCGGCCGGGAAGCGAGGGACCGGGAGTACGGGGCTCCGGCGGGTGCCGGGGACCACCACCGTCGTCGCCTGCAAGGGCGACTGCGTGCTGGACCTGCGCGAGATGGAAACCGCAGGTCCGGTGATCGCGCTTCGGGTGCTGGCGTACAGGTCGAACGTACGGGTCCTCGTGCCGCCCGGCGTCCCCGTGGAGGCCGCCGGCCTGGGCGTCTCCACCGAGATCGGCCGCCCCGGCGCCCGCTCGGCGCCGGTCGTCCGGCTCAGGGGCTTCGCGTACAAAGGGGCGATCGAGGCAATGGATCATCTTCGCCTGCCCTGA
- a CDS encoding endonuclease/exonuclease/phosphatase family protein codes for MTYVGEPGSARCARPARALSAGAVLAVPVLVWPLVCVPAAQAAHGAPVPAAAPAERRVRDIQGAGHLSPLKGAAVARVPGVVTALTGNGFWMQDPAPDRSDATSEGIFVFTRTRPSVAPGDAVRVDGRVSEFRAGGTRSAALSRTEIDATRTVLEARGVPLPPPVTLGPGGRRAPGAVIDGDDRGGPGRDAETGGRFDPVRDALDFYESLEGMRVRVTDAVAAGPSRDGEIPVLPAGGAGAGVRTARGGVLERASDANPERVLLDDALAPLPAMNVGDRLPGAADGVLDYGFGAFRLLPTATPRRQDGGLARESTRPAGAGELAVATADLGGLSPDAPSERFAALAADLVEGLRSPDLVAITGLRDNSGADDDGTVAADQTVAEVITAISAAGGPGYDWRSVPPRDNADGGEPGANDHVGFLFRTDRGLGFVDRPAGGAVGPPADGSAAPGSPDPATTPVRAVRDGSRGVRLSLSPGRIAPGDAAWSRTGKPVAGELTWQGTRIFVVAAKWYPRTGDDQPLFGRYQPPLRPTEWRREAQARVVAGFVRSVRALDRDANVIVAGDLNEQEFGGPVRTLAEGAGLRDLPASLPEKERYTAVSGGNARALDHVLLSPALARREHEFDIVHRNAEFADRAGDHDPAVVRIDMTGGRRGAGTGGGAGGGAESGGGSGERAG; via the coding sequence GTGACGTACGTAGGTGAGCCGGGATCCGCCCGGTGTGCCCGGCCGGCCCGTGCGCTTTCCGCCGGGGCCGTCCTCGCCGTTCCCGTCCTCGTCTGGCCGCTGGTCTGCGTGCCGGCGGCCCAGGCGGCGCACGGGGCGCCCGTCCCGGCCGCCGCGCCCGCCGAGCGCCGCGTCCGCGACATCCAGGGCGCCGGGCACCTCTCCCCGCTGAAGGGCGCCGCCGTCGCGCGGGTCCCGGGCGTCGTCACGGCGCTGACCGGCAACGGGTTCTGGATGCAGGACCCCGCCCCGGACCGCTCGGACGCCACCTCCGAGGGGATCTTCGTCTTCACCCGGACCCGTCCCTCCGTCGCGCCCGGCGACGCCGTGCGCGTGGACGGCCGGGTCAGCGAGTTCCGGGCGGGCGGCACCCGCTCCGCCGCCCTCTCCCGCACGGAGATCGACGCCACCCGGACCGTCCTGGAGGCGCGGGGCGTGCCGCTCCCGCCGCCGGTGACGCTGGGCCCCGGGGGGCGCAGGGCGCCGGGCGCCGTCATCGACGGGGACGACCGCGGCGGGCCGGGCCGCGACGCGGAGACCGGCGGGCGCTTCGACCCCGTCCGGGACGCGCTGGACTTCTACGAGTCGCTGGAGGGCATGCGGGTCAGGGTCACCGACGCCGTGGCCGCCGGCCCGTCGCGGGACGGGGAGATCCCGGTGCTGCCCGCGGGCGGCGCCGGCGCGGGCGTCCGCACCGCGCGCGGCGGCGTCCTGGAGCGGGCCTCGGACGCCAACCCCGAACGCGTCCTGCTCGACGACGCCCTGGCGCCCCTGCCCGCGATGAACGTCGGCGACCGGCTGCCGGGCGCGGCCGACGGCGTGCTCGACTACGGCTTCGGCGCGTTCCGGCTGCTGCCCACCGCCACCCCCCGGCGCCAGGACGGCGGCCTGGCCCGCGAGAGCACCCGCCCGGCCGGGGCCGGCGAGCTCGCCGTGGCCACCGCCGACCTCGGCGGGCTCAGCCCGGACGCGCCGTCCGAGCGGTTCGCCGCGCTGGCCGCCGACCTGGTCGAGGGCCTGCGGTCGCCGGACCTGGTCGCGATCACCGGGCTGCGCGACAACAGCGGCGCCGACGACGACGGCACGGTCGCCGCCGACCAGACCGTGGCCGAGGTGATCACCGCGATCAGCGCCGCCGGCGGGCCCGGCTACGACTGGCGCTCGGTCCCGCCGCGCGACAACGCCGACGGGGGCGAGCCGGGCGCCAACGACCACGTGGGCTTCCTGTTCCGCACCGACCGGGGGCTGGGCTTCGTCGACCGTCCCGCGGGCGGCGCCGTCGGGCCTCCGGCGGACGGCTCCGCCGCCCCGGGCTCTCCCGATCCCGCCACCACTCCCGTCAGGGCGGTGCGCGACGGCTCCCGGGGCGTGCGGCTGAGCCTGAGCCCGGGACGGATCGCCCCGGGCGACGCCGCCTGGAGCCGTACCGGCAAGCCCGTGGCCGGCGAGCTGACCTGGCAGGGCACGAGGATCTTCGTCGTCGCCGCGAAGTGGTACCCCCGGACCGGCGACGACCAGCCCCTGTTCGGGCGCTACCAGCCGCCGCTGCGCCCCACCGAGTGGCGGCGCGAGGCGCAGGCCCGCGTGGTGGCCGGGTTCGTCCGGTCGGTCCGGGCGCTGGACCGGGACGCCAACGTCATCGTGGCGGGCGACCTCAACGAGCAGGAGTTCGGCGGCCCCGTCCGGACCCTGGCCGAGGGCGCCGGGCTGCGCGACCTGCCGGCCTCCCTGCCGGAGAAGGAGCGCTACACCGCGGTGTCCGGCGGGAACGCGCGGGCCCTCGACCACGTCCTGCTGAGCCCGGCGCTGGCCCGGCGCGAGCACGAGTTCGACATCGTCCACCGCAACGCCGAGTTCGCCGACCGGGCGGGCGATCACGATCCGGCGGTGGTGCGGATCGACATGACCGGCGGGCGGCGCGGCGCGGGCACCGGCGGCGGCGCGGGTGGCGGTGCGGAGAGCGGCGGCGGGAGCGGGGAACGGGCCGGATAG
- a CDS encoding Zn-dependent alcohol dehydrogenase has protein sequence MARAAVLHAVGDEELDLRDDVSTVDPGPDQVKIKIRATGVCHSDLSTMTGVLPAMPPTVLGHEGAGVVAEVGEHVTNVRPGDHVVVNWSPDCGTCAECVRGEPYLCMTFIAQAFSDPRFRFGDGTPAFGMAGSGTWADEMVVPYQGAIKIDDDVPFEYAALLGCGIPTGVGAAINTARVEPGSKVAVVGAGGVGLSVIQGARIAGASTILAIDPNEAKHPIAKQFGATHTATLEQLEETKGLLTGGAGFDYTFEVVGKAAAITTAWNATRRGGDVIVVGAGAADDTFEMNAFALLFDGKNIKASLYGGCDLARDVPRFVDLWRAGRLDIDGLISRRIRFEELNDAVRALRDGDVIRQVVLFD, from the coding sequence ATGGCACGTGCCGCGGTACTGCACGCGGTCGGCGACGAAGAGCTGGACCTGCGCGACGACGTCAGCACCGTCGATCCCGGTCCGGACCAGGTCAAGATCAAGATCAGGGCGACCGGGGTCTGCCACTCCGACCTGTCCACCATGACCGGCGTGCTGCCCGCGATGCCGCCGACGGTCCTCGGGCACGAGGGGGCGGGCGTGGTCGCCGAGGTCGGCGAGCACGTCACCAACGTGCGGCCGGGCGACCACGTGGTGGTCAACTGGTCGCCCGACTGCGGCACCTGCGCCGAATGCGTGCGCGGCGAGCCGTACCTGTGCATGACCTTCATCGCGCAGGCGTTCAGCGATCCGAGGTTCAGGTTCGGCGACGGCACCCCCGCGTTCGGCATGGCCGGAAGCGGCACCTGGGCCGACGAGATGGTGGTGCCGTACCAGGGCGCCATCAAGATCGACGACGATGTGCCGTTCGAGTACGCCGCGCTGCTGGGCTGCGGGATCCCGACCGGGGTCGGCGCCGCGATCAACACCGCACGGGTCGAGCCCGGCTCCAAGGTCGCCGTCGTCGGCGCGGGCGGGGTCGGCCTGTCGGTGATCCAGGGCGCCAGGATCGCCGGAGCGTCCACCATCCTGGCGATCGACCCCAACGAGGCCAAGCACCCGATCGCCAAGCAGTTCGGCGCCACCCACACCGCCACGCTGGAGCAGCTGGAGGAGACCAAGGGACTGCTCACCGGCGGCGCGGGCTTCGACTACACCTTCGAGGTGGTCGGCAAGGCCGCCGCCATCACCACGGCCTGGAACGCCACCCGGCGGGGCGGCGACGTCATCGTGGTGGGCGCGGGCGCGGCCGACGACACCTTCGAGATGAACGCGTTCGCGCTGCTGTTCGACGGCAAGAACATCAAGGCGTCCCTGTACGGCGGCTGCGACCTCGCCCGCGACGTGCCCCGCTTCGTGGACCTGTGGCGGGCCGGCCGGCTCGACATCGACGGCCTCATCTCGCGGCGGATCCGCTTCGAGGAACTCAACGACGCCGTCCGCGCCCTGCGGGACGGCGACGTGATCCGCCAGGTCGTGCTGTTCGACTGA
- a CDS encoding ferredoxin has translation MKVSVDPMVCEANAVCVGLAPEVFDLDDDDQLHILKPEVPAEEADRVRHAVRSCPKAALTLDE, from the coding sequence ATGAAGGTAAGCGTCGACCCCATGGTGTGCGAGGCCAACGCCGTCTGCGTCGGGCTCGCGCCGGAGGTCTTCGACCTCGACGACGACGACCAGCTCCACATCCTCAAACCGGAGGTCCCCGCCGAGGAGGCCGACCGCGTCCGGCACGCGGTGCGGTCCTGCCCCAAGGCCGCGCTCACGCTGGACGAGTAG
- a CDS encoding class I SAM-dependent methyltransferase — MPADLQRAARAAKGFMPEAEGRVLYETALEYGARLGASGPLLEIGSYCGKSAIYLGAAARATGAKVVTVDHHHGSEENQAGWEYHDPSLVDPLTGRMDTLPTFRRTLGAAGLEDHVVAIVGTSRTVAAFWRTPLALLFIDGGHAEDLAQADYEDWAPWVADGGALVIHDVFPDPADGGQAPYHVYLRALRSGAFAERRVEGSLRVLERVSDTDPRTPS; from the coding sequence ATGCCGGCGGACCTGCAGCGCGCGGCGCGCGCCGCCAAGGGCTTCATGCCCGAGGCCGAGGGGCGGGTCCTGTACGAGACCGCCCTGGAGTACGGCGCGCGGCTCGGCGCGTCCGGCCCGCTGCTGGAGATCGGCAGCTACTGCGGCAAGTCGGCGATCTACCTGGGCGCGGCGGCCCGGGCGACCGGCGCCAAGGTCGTCACCGTCGACCACCACCACGGCTCGGAGGAGAACCAGGCGGGCTGGGAGTACCACGACCCCTCCCTGGTCGACCCCCTCACCGGCCGCATGGACACCCTCCCGACCTTCCGGAGGACCCTCGGGGCGGCCGGCCTGGAGGACCACGTGGTGGCGATCGTGGGCACCTCCCGCACCGTCGCCGCGTTCTGGCGCACCCCGCTCGCCCTGCTGTTCATCGACGGCGGCCACGCCGAGGACCTCGCGCAGGCCGACTACGAGGACTGGGCGCCGTGGGTGGCGGACGGCGGCGCCCTGGTCATCCACGACGTCTTCCCCGACCCCGCCGACGGCGGCCAGGCGCCGTACCACGTCTACCTCCGGGCGCTGCGCAGCGGCGCCTTCGCCGAACGGCGCGTGGAGGGCTCCCTGCGCGTCCTGGAACGCGTCAGCGACACCGACCCCCGCACCCCTTCCTGA
- a CDS encoding prenyltransferase: MRSEITPPSVPGVVGPDDIVATARSIAAQQEESGAIPWFSPTGGVPGHVDAWNHVEAAMALTTAGLREPARRAYAWLRSVQRADGSWPAKWVLGEVTEPGGESNHAAYLAVGVWHELLMTGDEAFVRMMWPTVRRAVDFVLGLQTDRGEIIWMRHPDGRADDHALLTGCSSIYQSLRCAVALAEHLGEPEPDWELAADQLGHVVAAHPEAFADKSRWSMDWYYPVLSGPVRGDAAARRLAEDWDTFVVPGLGCRCVADQPWVTAAESCELVLTLDAAGDRDRALELFRTIQHLRHEDGSYWTGWQFENRRHFPGDRSTYTAAAVVLAADALEGASPGSRLFKEIAGRPLGPSAAADPIACGCALVSVANPVRTRL; this comes from the coding sequence ATGCGGTCTGAGATCACGCCGCCCTCCGTGCCCGGCGTGGTCGGCCCCGACGACATCGTCGCGACCGCGCGCAGCATCGCCGCCCAGCAGGAGGAGTCCGGGGCGATCCCCTGGTTCAGCCCGACCGGCGGCGTGCCCGGCCACGTGGACGCCTGGAACCACGTCGAGGCGGCGATGGCGCTCACGACGGCGGGGCTGCGCGAGCCCGCCCGCAGGGCCTACGCGTGGCTGCGCTCGGTCCAGCGGGCGGACGGCTCCTGGCCCGCCAAGTGGGTGCTGGGCGAGGTCACCGAGCCCGGCGGGGAGTCCAACCACGCCGCCTACCTCGCCGTGGGCGTCTGGCACGAGCTGCTGATGACCGGCGACGAGGCGTTCGTCCGGATGATGTGGCCGACCGTGCGGCGCGCCGTGGACTTCGTGCTGGGCCTCCAGACCGACCGCGGCGAGATCATCTGGATGCGGCATCCGGACGGCCGCGCCGACGACCACGCGCTGCTGACCGGCTGCTCGTCGATCTACCAGTCGCTGCGCTGCGCGGTGGCGCTGGCCGAGCACCTGGGCGAGCCGGAGCCGGACTGGGAGCTGGCCGCCGACCAGCTCGGCCACGTGGTGGCCGCCCACCCGGAGGCGTTCGCCGACAAGAGCCGCTGGTCCATGGACTGGTACTACCCCGTGCTGTCGGGGCCGGTGCGCGGCGACGCCGCCGCCCGGCGGCTCGCGGAGGACTGGGACACCTTCGTGGTGCCGGGCCTGGGCTGCCGGTGCGTGGCCGACCAGCCCTGGGTGACCGCGGCCGAGAGCTGCGAGCTGGTGCTGACCCTGGACGCGGCCGGCGACCGCGACCGCGCCCTGGAGCTGTTCCGCACGATCCAGCACCTGCGGCACGAGGACGGCTCGTACTGGACCGGCTGGCAGTTCGAGAACCGGCGGCACTTCCCCGGGGACCGCTCCACCTACACGGCCGCCGCGGTCGTCCTGGCCGCCGACGCGCTGGAGGGCGCCTCCCCCGGCTCCCGGCTGTTCAAGGAGATCGCCGGACGCCCGCTGGGCCCCTCCGCCGCCGCCGACCCGATCGCCTGCGGCTGCGCCCTGGTCAGCGTCGCCAACCCCGTCCGCACCCGCCTCTGA
- a CDS encoding class I SAM-dependent methyltransferase: MLTVDFRRFRVKPGERVLDMGCGAGRHAFELYRRGARVVAFDLDADELAGVEKMFGAMRLEGEVPEKATAETVRGDALELPFPDGHFDKIVASEVLEHIPDDMRAMRELLRVLKPGGRLAVTVPSWLPERICWALSEDYHTAPGGHVRIYTRAELEAKLKATGFRVDGHHHAHGLHAPYWWIKCAVGVGNDAHPAAKAYHRLLVWDIMKRPPATRLAERVLNPVIGKSVVVYFTKPPSPASPSGPVKETADAV, from the coding sequence CTGCTGACCGTGGATTTCCGGCGGTTCCGCGTCAAGCCCGGCGAACGCGTCCTGGACATGGGATGCGGCGCGGGCCGGCACGCCTTCGAGCTGTACCGCAGGGGTGCCCGCGTCGTGGCCTTCGACCTGGACGCCGACGAGCTGGCGGGCGTCGAGAAGATGTTCGGGGCCATGCGGCTGGAGGGTGAGGTCCCCGAGAAGGCCACCGCCGAGACCGTCCGGGGCGACGCGCTGGAGCTGCCGTTCCCCGACGGGCACTTCGACAAGATCGTCGCGTCCGAGGTGCTGGAGCACATCCCCGACGACATGCGCGCCATGCGCGAGCTGCTGCGGGTGCTCAAACCGGGCGGCCGGCTGGCCGTCACCGTGCCGAGCTGGCTGCCCGAACGGATCTGCTGGGCGCTCTCGGAGGACTACCACACCGCCCCCGGCGGCCACGTCCGCATCTACACGCGGGCCGAGCTGGAGGCCAAGCTCAAGGCCACCGGCTTCCGGGTGGACGGCCACCACCACGCGCACGGTCTGCACGCCCCGTACTGGTGGATCAAGTGCGCCGTCGGGGTCGGCAACGACGCGCACCCGGCCGCCAAGGCCTACCACCGGCTGCTCGTGTGGGACATCATGAAGCGCCCGCCCGCGACGCGGCTGGCCGAGCGTGTGCTCAACCCGGTCATAGGGAAGAGCGTGGTGGTGTACTTCACCAAACCCCCCTCCCCCGCCAGCCCCTCCGGCCCCGTGAAGGAGACCGCGGATGCGGTCTGA
- a CDS encoding glycosyltransferase family 4 protein, with translation MAEGDEPTSPLRVALLSYRSKPHCGGQGVYLRHLSRELVDLGHTVEVLSGQPYPDLDRDEIALTKIPSLDLYRDEDPFRTPALGEFRDWIDVLEFAHMRTGGFPEPLTFSLRVVRELRRRRRDFDVAHDNQVLGLGNLGIPRLDLPLVTSIHHPISVDRRIELEAARGLRQRLGKRRWYGFVAMQAQVARRIGPVLTVSESSKVDIVKDFKVDPRDIEILPLGVDTRIFHPRGERTPGRIVAMASADAPIKGVDVLLRAVAKVATERDVHVVVVSRPREDGPTARLVRELALGDRVRFVHGVGDQELGELLASAEIAVVPSRYEGFSLPAVEHMASGTPLVASRAGALPEVVGDAGVLVPPGDVEELAATLRRLHDSPAERARMGEAGLARVRERFAWPAVARATVEHYRAAIDQRRYLRLAAGGTSARDRAGRA, from the coding sequence GTGGCTGAGGGAGACGAGCCGACGAGTCCGCTGCGCGTGGCCCTGCTCTCGTACAGGAGCAAGCCTCACTGCGGCGGCCAGGGCGTCTACCTGAGGCATCTGAGCCGCGAGCTGGTCGACCTCGGACACACCGTCGAGGTGCTGTCCGGGCAGCCCTACCCCGATCTGGACCGCGACGAGATCGCCCTGACCAAGATCCCGAGCCTGGACCTCTACCGCGACGAGGACCCCTTCCGCACGCCGGCCCTGGGCGAGTTCCGCGACTGGATCGACGTGCTCGAGTTCGCCCACATGAGGACCGGCGGCTTCCCCGAGCCGCTCACCTTCAGCCTGCGCGTGGTGCGCGAGCTGCGGCGCCGCCGCCGCGACTTCGACGTCGCCCACGACAACCAGGTGCTGGGCCTGGGCAACCTGGGCATCCCCCGGCTGGACCTGCCCCTCGTCACCAGCATCCACCACCCCATCAGCGTCGACCGGCGGATCGAGCTGGAGGCCGCGCGGGGCCTGCGGCAGCGGCTCGGCAAGCGCCGCTGGTACGGCTTCGTCGCCATGCAGGCCCAGGTGGCCCGGCGGATCGGCCCGGTCCTGACCGTCTCCGAGTCCTCCAAGGTCGACATCGTCAAGGACTTCAAGGTCGACCCGCGCGACATCGAGATCCTGCCGCTGGGCGTCGACACCCGGATCTTCCACCCCCGCGGGGAGCGGACGCCGGGCCGGATCGTCGCCATGGCCAGCGCGGACGCCCCGATCAAGGGCGTGGACGTGCTGCTGCGCGCGGTCGCGAAGGTCGCCACCGAGCGCGACGTGCACGTGGTCGTCGTCAGCCGGCCGCGGGAGGACGGCCCCACCGCCCGGCTGGTGCGCGAGCTGGCGCTGGGCGACCGGGTCCGCTTCGTGCACGGCGTCGGCGACCAGGAGCTGGGCGAGCTGCTGGCGTCGGCCGAGATCGCCGTCGTGCCGTCCCGGTACGAGGGGTTCTCGCTGCCCGCCGTCGAGCACATGGCGTCGGGCACACCGCTGGTCGCCAGCCGCGCCGGGGCGCTGCCCGAGGTGGTCGGCGACGCCGGCGTCCTGGTGCCGCCCGGCGACGTCGAGGAGCTGGCCGCGACGCTGCGCCGCCTGCACGACTCCCCGGCCGAGCGGGCCCGGATGGGCGAGGCCGGCCTGGCCCGCGTCCGGGAGCGGTTCGCCTGGCCGGCGGTGGCGCGCGCCACCGTCGAGCACTACCGCGCCGCCATCGACCAGCGGCGCTACCTGCGCCTGGCCGCCGGCGGGACCTCGGCCCGGGACCGGGCCGGCCGGGCCTGA
- a CDS encoding cytochrome P450, with the protein MTSTPQTGAPDRHLPGIDLVDPDVYERGGVPHERLTLLRERAPVYRHPGAPERGEPPFWAVTRHEDVVHVSRHPEIYSSYERLALYDEPAPGQLALQRLMMLNQDPPEHTRKRSIVNRGFTPRAIGALEDHVRDICRELVGEVAAEADFVRDIAAPLPLYVICELLGAPVEDRDKIFHWSNTLIGGTDPELQSSPEAGEAAAAELYAYAAELAERRRAEPRDDIITRLLQPDADGNELTGNEFELFVMLLSVAGNETTRNAASGGMLALLEHPAQWERLRADPSLVPAAVDEIVRWVTPVNLFRRTAVRDTELGGVPIAAGDKVVVFYSSANRDERVFDDPFTFDVGRTPNPHIGFGGGGPHFCLGAHLARLELSVLFETLLDTLPNIELIGNVRRLRSSFINGIKGMPVRTRRSSLA; encoded by the coding sequence ATGACCAGCACCCCCCAGACCGGCGCCCCCGACCGACACCTGCCCGGCATCGACCTGGTCGACCCCGACGTCTACGAACGCGGCGGCGTCCCGCACGAGCGGCTGACCCTGCTGCGCGAGCGCGCCCCCGTGTACCGGCACCCGGGCGCCCCGGAACGGGGCGAACCTCCGTTCTGGGCGGTCACCCGGCACGAGGACGTCGTGCACGTCTCGCGGCATCCCGAGATCTACTCCTCCTACGAGCGGCTGGCGCTGTACGACGAGCCGGCCCCCGGCCAGCTGGCCCTCCAGCGGCTGATGATGCTCAACCAGGATCCGCCCGAGCACACGCGCAAGCGGAGCATCGTCAACCGGGGCTTCACGCCCCGCGCCATCGGCGCGCTGGAGGACCATGTCCGCGACATCTGCCGCGAGCTGGTCGGGGAGGTCGCGGCCGAGGCCGACTTCGTCCGCGACATCGCCGCCCCGCTCCCGCTCTACGTGATCTGCGAGCTGCTGGGCGCCCCGGTCGAGGACCGCGACAAGATCTTCCACTGGTCCAACACCCTGATCGGCGGCACCGACCCCGAGCTGCAGAGCTCGCCTGAGGCCGGCGAGGCGGCGGCGGCCGAGCTGTACGCCTACGCCGCCGAGCTGGCCGAGCGCCGCCGCGCCGAGCCGCGCGACGACATCATCACCCGGCTGCTCCAGCCCGACGCCGACGGCAACGAGCTGACCGGCAACGAGTTCGAGCTGTTCGTGATGCTGCTGTCGGTGGCCGGCAACGAGACCACCCGCAACGCCGCCTCCGGAGGGATGCTCGCGCTGCTGGAGCACCCCGCCCAGTGGGAGCGGCTGCGCGCGGACCCGTCACTGGTCCCGGCCGCCGTGGACGAGATCGTCCGGTGGGTGACGCCGGTCAACCTGTTCCGCCGTACCGCCGTCCGGGACACCGAGCTGGGCGGGGTCCCGATCGCGGCGGGCGACAAGGTGGTGGTGTTCTACTCCTCGGCCAACCGCGACGAGCGGGTCTTCGACGACCCGTTCACCTTCGACGTCGGCCGCACCCCCAACCCGCACATCGGCTTCGGCGGCGGTGGGCCCCACTTCTGCCTCGGTGCGCATCTTGCGCGCCTTGAGCTGAGTGTGCTCTTCGAAACACTTTTGGACACGCTGCCCAATATCGAACTCATCGGTAACGTACGCAGGCTAAGGTCTAGTTTCATCAACGGCATCAAGGGGATGCCCGTGCGCACGCGCCGGAGCTCCCTCGCGTGA